From the Spiroplasma alleghenense genome, one window contains:
- the selA gene encoding L-seryl-tRNA(Sec) selenium transferase, protein MQNSRLQLIPSLNLLLGSDEIKKFPLLDSQKKQIINLVLKYLREEILKDKRFEPNLEFIIQKVITAFENNKNILTRVINATGTIIHTNLGRSVLPHQVISNLINVGSGYSNLELDLETGKRGARDLGVSQLMSKLVGAQDCIVVNNNAAAVFLTLNSLFKSKKVIISRGEEVEIGGSFRIPEIMKAAGVKLVEIGTTNRTHKEDYQNAINENNIKGILKIHQSNYKIDGFSKSVKIDELKSITNLEQIIIEDQGSGTLIDLGKYHPDLVSENTVQKSLAQGADLVLFSGDKLLGGLQAGIIVGNKELINKIKKNQLFRILRVNKLVLASLETILQIYLDEKEAIKTIPTLRMICEPIGEVEKRLQDCLKLVFNPELSLEVVDSSATIGGGSCPQTFFPSKALAIKSSKIKVQKIYDYFKNYQIPIITIIRKDEVLIDFKTVLEQDLEVVGDAINEFKY, encoded by the coding sequence ATGCAAAATTCACGACTACAATTAATTCCTAGCTTAAATTTACTTTTAGGTTCAGATGAAATTAAAAAATTTCCCCTACTCGATTCTCAGAAAAAACAAATTATCAATTTAGTTCTTAAATATTTACGCGAGGAAATTCTTAAAGACAAGCGGTTCGAACCAAATTTAGAATTTATTATTCAAAAGGTAATTACAGCTTTTGAAAATAACAAAAATATTTTAACTAGAGTAATAAATGCAACCGGAACAATTATTCACACCAACTTAGGGAGAAGCGTTTTGCCCCATCAAGTTATTTCTAATTTAATAAACGTTGGTTCTGGATACTCCAATCTGGAATTAGATTTAGAAACCGGAAAACGTGGTGCTAGAGATTTGGGTGTAAGTCAGCTTATGTCCAAACTAGTTGGTGCTCAAGATTGTATTGTTGTTAACAACAATGCTGCTGCTGTATTCTTAACTCTTAATAGCTTATTTAAGTCCAAAAAAGTAATTATCTCAAGAGGTGAAGAAGTTGAGATTGGGGGAAGTTTTAGAATACCTGAAATAATGAAAGCTGCCGGAGTTAAACTAGTTGAGATTGGAACAACCAATCGCACTCATAAAGAAGATTATCAAAATGCTATCAATGAAAACAACATTAAAGGTATTTTAAAAATTCACCAGTCTAATTATAAAATTGATGGATTTTCAAAATCGGTTAAAATTGATGAACTAAAAAGCATTACAAACTTAGAGCAAATTATTATTGAAGATCAAGGCAGCGGAACCTTAATTGATTTAGGAAAATATCACCCAGATTTAGTTTCAGAAAATACTGTTCAAAAATCACTAGCTCAAGGAGCGGATTTAGTTTTATTTAGCGGGGACAAACTACTGGGTGGATTGCAAGCAGGAATTATTGTTGGTAACAAAGAATTAATTAACAAGATTAAGAAAAATCAATTGTTTAGGATACTAAGGGTTAACAAATTGGTCTTAGCAAGCTTGGAAACTATTTTACAAATTTATTTAGATGAAAAAGAGGCAATTAAAACAATTCCAACGCTAAGAATGATTTGCGAACCAATTGGTGAAGTAGAAAAACGTTTACAAGATTGCCTTAAACTAGTTTTTAATCCAGAACTTAGTTTAGAAGTAGTTGATAGTAGTGCCACAATTGGTGGTGGTAGTTGTCCTCAAACTTTCTTTCCAAGCAAAGCCTTGGCCATAAAAAGTTCAAAAATAAAAGTTCAAAAGATTTACGATTATTTTAAAAATTATCAAATACCGATAATTACTATTATTAGAAAAGATGAAGTCTTAATAGATTTTAAGACAGTATTAGAACAAGATTTAGAAGTTGTAGGAGATGCCATAAATGAGTTCAAATATTAA
- the glpO gene encoding type 2 glycerol-3-phosphate oxidase, with translation MINEFDICIIGGGIIGASIARELAKYDISILVLEANPRVAQETSAGNSGLVHAGFDPTPGRLNAQLNIKGKLRYEDWIREMQFPYLRIDSTIVAFTQEEMDHIKMLYDRGLQNGLHKKELKIIDAQELQIREPNISKEAIGALIANSSIAVDTVELTKTLFTNAIRNGVKLKVNSKVVAINRKDNKYIITNSKEEIFTSTYIINATGHYADEISSMAGYPDFKLKARRGEYRILEKSEAGIVNSVVFMVPTIHGKGVIVSPMLDGRVMVGPTAVEGVAKNETRLVTQEQYDLIGEIGKKLIPSINMNKTVTTFSGSRPIETQTDDFWIRFASGDDHFINVAGMKSPAIASAPAIADYVIELVEQTFGTLKIKPNYQPQEVSLIPLV, from the coding sequence ATGATAAATGAATTTGATATTTGTATTATTGGTGGTGGAATCATTGGCGCTTCTATTGCCAGAGAATTAGCAAAATATGATATTAGCATACTTGTTTTAGAGGCTAACCCAAGGGTTGCACAAGAAACAAGTGCAGGCAATTCGGGTTTAGTTCATGCGGGTTTTGATCCAACTCCAGGACGCTTGAATGCCCAGTTAAATATTAAGGGTAAGCTTCGATACGAAGATTGAATAAGAGAAATGCAATTCCCATATTTGAGAATTGATTCAACAATTGTTGCATTTACCCAAGAAGAGATGGATCACATAAAAATGTTATATGATCGCGGACTACAAAATGGTCTTCATAAAAAAGAATTAAAAATAATTGATGCACAGGAGTTACAAATCCGCGAGCCCAATATTTCCAAAGAAGCTATTGGTGCTCTGATTGCTAACTCTTCCATTGCAGTTGACACTGTTGAGTTAACAAAAACATTATTTACAAACGCTATTCGTAATGGAGTCAAATTAAAGGTAAATTCAAAAGTTGTTGCTATTAATCGTAAAGATAACAAATATATAATTACAAATTCAAAAGAAGAAATATTTACTAGTACCTATATTATAAATGCTACTGGCCACTATGCAGATGAAATTTCAAGCATGGCTGGTTATCCAGATTTTAAATTAAAAGCTCGTCGCGGCGAGTACCGCATTTTAGAAAAAAGTGAAGCTGGTATTGTGAACTCAGTAGTTTTCATGGTGCCGACAATTCACGGAAAAGGGGTTATTGTGTCCCCGATGCTAGATGGTCGAGTAATGGTAGGACCAACGGCTGTTGAGGGTGTTGCCAAAAATGAAACACGATTAGTAACCCAGGAGCAATATGATTTGATTGGTGAAATTGGAAAAAAATTAATTCCCTCAATCAATATGAACAAAACAGTGACCACATTTTCGGGGTCTCGACCAATTGAAACCCAAACTGATGATTTTTGAATAAGATTTGCCAGTGGTGATGATCATTTCATTAATGTGGCAGGAATGAAGTCACCAGCAATTGCCTCAGCTCCAGCCATTGCAGATTATGTTATTGAATTGGTTGAGCAAACTTTTGGGACTTTAAAAATCAAGCCCAACTATCAACCTCAAGAAGTTTCACTAATTCCTTTAGTATAA
- the selD gene encoding selenide, water dikinase SelD: MKQTCLGGCSTKLDSERLVNILKEINKNSKSQLTGLNNEDCSIYPISESQFLVESMDFFPMISDDLFTFGQITACNSISDIYAMGAKPLYALNILSVTKGMTNEEIVELLKGVKSILDPLNIPIEGGHTIVGEQLLCGLNVAGIVNKEDLKKNNTAKDGDILTITKPLGFGACMTAKSVDDIKPETYKKALKWMTTPNNITSALGVKHQATSSTDITGFGLIGHLKECLTNTQNSAYIDSKKLPIIDDVLYFFDNFYFSGAGASNRRNYEHCVEYLNPIGLSYEEVLFDPQTSGGLICTFTKENWEKMSKEDKGNFFEIGHIKSDKKNKIYIQ, from the coding sequence ATGAAACAAACTTGTTTAGGGGGTTGTTCAACCAAGTTGGATAGTGAACGTTTAGTAAACATATTAAAAGAAATTAATAAGAACAGTAAAAGTCAATTAACTGGCTTAAATAACGAGGATTGTTCAATCTATCCAATTAGTGAAAGCCAATTTCTAGTTGAGTCGATGGACTTTTTCCCAATGATAAGTGACGACTTATTCACTTTCGGACAAATCACTGCTTGTAATTCAATTAGCGATATTTACGCCATGGGAGCAAAACCTTTATATGCTTTAAATATTTTAAGCGTGACCAAAGGAATGACAAACGAAGAAATTGTTGAATTATTGAAAGGAGTAAAATCAATCCTAGATCCTTTGAATATTCCCATTGAAGGTGGTCATACCATTGTTGGAGAACAATTGCTTTGCGGACTTAATGTTGCTGGAATTGTTAATAAAGAAGATTTAAAGAAAAATAATACAGCCAAAGATGGTGATATATTAACAATTACTAAACCCTTAGGTTTTGGAGCTTGTATGACAGCCAAATCAGTGGATGACATAAAACCCGAAACCTATAAAAAAGCCTTAAAGTGAATGACAACTCCCAATAATATTACAAGCGCTTTAGGAGTTAAGCATCAAGCAACTAGCTCAACTGATATTACCGGATTTGGTTTGATTGGTCATTTAAAAGAATGTTTAACAAATACACAAAACAGTGCGTATATTGATTCAAAAAAACTGCCAATTATCGATGATGTTTTATATTTTTTTGATAACTTTTATTTCTCAGGAGCTGGGGCAAGCAACCGAAGAAACTATGAGCACTGTGTTGAATATTTAAATCCTATCGGACTTTCATACGAAGAAGTATTATTCGATCCCCAAACCAGTGGAGGTTTGATTTGTACCTTTACAAAAGAAAATTGAGAAAAAATGAGCAAAGAAGATAAAGGTAACTTTTTTGAAATCGGGCATATTAAGTCAGACAAGAAAAACAAAATTTACATTCAATAA
- a CDS encoding sulfurtransferase TusA family protein, translated as MSSNIKELNFLGQSCPVPVIETRKIIEAAKHGDEFKVIVGSTNGRDNVSKMLTAIKVSDFRVKEAQVGFEIHIKK; from the coding sequence ATGAGTTCAAATATTAAAGAATTAAACTTTTTAGGACAAAGTTGTCCTGTCCCTGTTATAGAAACCAGAAAAATAATTGAAGCCGCTAAACATGGAGATGAGTTCAAAGTTATAGTTGGTTCGACTAATGGTCGTGATAATGTTTCAAAAATGTTAACTGCTATCAAAGTGAGTGACTTCAGAGTTAAAGAAGCTCAAGTAGGTTTTGAAATTCATATTAAAAAATAA
- the prdC gene encoding proline reductase-associated electron transfer protein PrdC — MMNTALKLLLKQHVGPPCKPIVKINEQVKRGQLIAVPDGIGVNIHASFSGKIVEITSDYIGIEDFDLNEPLDNFVKLDKNLNHLQLIEAAGVVGAGGAGFPAFIKYAHPFENNDGTVIINAAECEPSLQHNIYQIENDFDTVLRGLKYMMEVTNAKKGVVATKHKYKKAFLTIRKALEKEPNIELFDLSDMYPAGDERVIIREVCGIQLAPGELPFKAKAIVSNVETFKNITRAIEDLRPVFTKDLTVGGKVNLNSSGKVFMDVPLGITAREMLEKVNGVIEPIGPLYVGGPFMGQIKDIDTPITKTTGGFLVAMPLLDLKEEKFGLIGCECGAQLPELRDLAQLMKAEVVGELNCKRMEPDENGRLRCNLPGICPGQAPTVLKLKKMGATTILIGTCESRTNTVARVTPNMGLKLIHKSDFTLRATGHSLYRRIDKA; from the coding sequence ATGATGAATACGGCTTTAAAATTATTATTAAAGCAACATGTTGGTCCACCTTGTAAACCGATTGTTAAAATTAACGAGCAGGTAAAAAGAGGTCAGTTGATAGCTGTTCCAGACGGAATCGGAGTTAACATCCATGCCAGTTTTAGTGGTAAGATAGTTGAAATAACTAGTGATTATATTGGGATTGAGGATTTTGATCTAAATGAACCACTAGATAATTTTGTGAAATTAGACAAAAATTTAAATCATTTGCAACTTATTGAAGCCGCAGGAGTGGTTGGTGCCGGAGGTGCCGGCTTCCCCGCATTCATCAAATACGCACATCCATTCGAAAATAATGACGGAACTGTTATTATTAACGCTGCGGAATGTGAACCAAGTTTACAACATAATATTTATCAAATCGAAAATGATTTTGACACAGTTTTAAGAGGTCTTAAATACATGATGGAAGTGACAAATGCCAAAAAAGGTGTTGTTGCCACTAAACATAAGTATAAAAAAGCCTTTTTAACAATTCGTAAAGCCTTAGAAAAGGAACCAAATATTGAATTATTTGACCTAAGTGATATGTATCCTGCCGGAGATGAGCGAGTAATAATTCGCGAAGTTTGTGGGATTCAATTGGCACCAGGGGAATTACCTTTCAAGGCCAAAGCGATTGTAAGTAACGTTGAAACATTCAAAAATATTACAAGAGCGATTGAAGATTTACGACCAGTTTTTACCAAAGACTTAACAGTTGGAGGGAAAGTTAATTTAAATTCTTCAGGAAAAGTATTTATGGATGTACCATTAGGAATAACTGCGCGTGAGATGTTAGAAAAAGTCAATGGAGTTATAGAACCGATCGGACCCTTATATGTGGGAGGTCCGTTTATGGGACAAATAAAAGACATTGACACACCGATTACCAAAACTACCGGTGGATTTCTTGTTGCGATGCCTTTATTAGATTTAAAGGAAGAAAAATTTGGTTTAATTGGGTGCGAATGTGGTGCTCAATTACCAGAGCTAAGAGACTTAGCTCAGCTTATGAAAGCAGAAGTAGTGGGAGAATTAAATTGTAAACGTATGGAACCAGATGAAAATGGTCGCTTACGTTGTAACTTGCCTGGAATTTGTCCAGGGCAAGCCCCTACAGTATTAAAATTAAAAAAAATGGGAGCCACAACAATCTTAATTGGAACTTGTGAGTCCCGGACTAATACCGTGGCTAGGGTCACACCAAATATGGGATTAAAATTAATCCATAAATCTGACTTTACTTTAAGAGCGACAGGTCATAGCCTTTATCGAAGAATTGATAAAGCTTAG
- a CDS encoding ATP-binding cassette domain-containing protein, whose product MLEISNISKKFNQTHVLKDISFSLKSGQIYGLLGNNGAGKTTLTKIIFQEYLPNSGEIIYNSKSISISNYSEWYFFSENNELPKNVRVETYLILIKNLSKIQTKVYNQRIVEILKFLDIKPFFKKEISNLSAGQQKLLSLFVCFLIRPKVIFFDEPTANLDIKNKSLIIEAIKNFKNPDVTIVIITHLIEEVKDILDHILIMDQGKVVYDEINFEPKNLKDIFNRYTTNKVEKIHDIRNYLDAN is encoded by the coding sequence ATGTTAGAAATTAGCAATATTAGCAAAAAATTTAATCAAACTCATGTTTTGAAAGACATATCATTTAGTCTAAAAAGTGGTCAAATTTACGGGCTGCTAGGAAATAATGGTGCTGGAAAAACGACACTTACCAAAATAATTTTTCAGGAGTATTTGCCAAACTCGGGAGAAATTATTTACAATTCAAAATCAATATCAATTTCTAATTATTCTGAATGATATTTTTTTTCAGAAAATAATGAACTTCCCAAAAATGTCAGGGTGGAAACATATTTGATTCTAATAAAAAATCTATCTAAAATTCAAACTAAGGTTTATAATCAAAGAATTGTAGAAATTTTGAAATTTCTAGACATAAAGCCTTTTTTCAAAAAGGAAATTTCAAATCTTTCTGCTGGACAACAAAAATTGCTTTCTTTATTTGTTTGCTTTTTAATTAGGCCAAAAGTTATATTCTTTGATGAGCCAACTGCGAATTTAGATATTAAAAATAAATCTCTAATAATAGAAGCTATAAAAAATTTCAAAAATCCAGATGTTACAATTGTAATCATCACTCATTTGATTGAAGAGGTTAAGGATATTTTAGATCATATTTTAATTATGGATCAGGGTAAGGTTGTTTACGATGAAATCAATTTTGAGCCAAAAAATTTAAAGGATATATTTAATAGATATACAACCAATAAAGTTGAAAAGATTCATGACATTAGGAACTACTTAGATGCAAATTAA
- a CDS encoding aquaporin, whose amino-acid sequence MWVSLLITEFLGTAILVILGNGIVANVLLKNTKGNNAGWLSITIGWGVAVTVAAMISSAFEGGAGYLNPAVALAMAISNFQGSFANIAGSTAAGVGVFFLVILIEILGAMVGQIVVNLVYFKHIKMTLTAEEKDAAAKVLAIHSTGPTTRSCLFNFIAEFVGTTVLVIGILAMSKYKGVTDLVGPMMAGLIVLGVGLALGGTTGYAINPARDLGPRIIHSLMRLKDKGTSDWGYSWIPVLAPLSAGAVIGAIFLAL is encoded by the coding sequence ATATGAGTTTCACTATTAATTACTGAATTTTTAGGAACTGCAATATTAGTTATCTTAGGTAACGGAATTGTTGCTAACGTTTTGTTGAAAAATACAAAAGGTAATAATGCTGGATGATTGTCAATTACCATTGGATGAGGTGTTGCTGTTACAGTCGCTGCAATGATTTCTTCAGCTTTTGAAGGTGGTGCAGGATATTTAAATCCCGCAGTCGCACTGGCGATGGCTATTTCAAATTTTCAAGGATCATTTGCAAATATTGCAGGAAGCACAGCAGCGGGAGTTGGAGTATTTTTCTTAGTTATTTTGATTGAAATTTTAGGAGCTATGGTTGGTCAGATTGTTGTTAATTTGGTTTACTTTAAACATATTAAAATGACCTTAACTGCTGAAGAAAAAGATGCAGCGGCAAAAGTTTTAGCAATTCATTCAACTGGACCAACAACTAGATCTTGTCTTTTTAATTTTATTGCTGAATTTGTGGGAACAACAGTTTTGGTTATCGGAATTTTAGCAATGTCAAAATATAAAGGCGTAACAGATTTGGTCGGACCAATGATGGCGGGATTGATAGTTCTTGGAGTTGGATTGGCCCTTGGGGGAACAACTGGTTATGCTATAAATCCAGCTAGGGATTTAGGACCAAGAATTATTCACTCTCTAATGAGATTAAAAGATAAAGGAACGTCGGATTGAGGATATTCATGAATTCCGGTTTTAGCACCATTAAGTGCAGGAGCTGTAATTGGAGCAATATTTTTAGCCCTATAG
- a CDS encoding YeeE/YedE family protein, producing MEKKLDSKKTYNWQKFISFFLLAFFIVMILQWIFADYYKGAGQTIILFWIFGGLLGYLLSRCRFGFLGPIKRLVNNGDGRQARLMILMMTLSTLIAGFIIAGFGTTLAGNASIGLGVILGGFVFGLAMVFAGGCASGILTDGGKGTLGAFIVIIFFSLGAFIGAILNVYTSELNFLQGDGTNYSNLSSNYGWLIGIIINLVLFSILLVVIKLVEIKKQKTNPLYIKQDVRKTENNVETDDKKNFWQELYYKAFVEKWSWHIGAILLALWFGAYISATKGTSGVAGGYTNWGAWILWLFGYHDLGIHGLVINNKEVISAAKISAGPLKDTGAMFNLSIIIGAMFYFLSSNNFKFGRPKTWLKPIILAVAGLGMGIGAKIAGGCNLGAMWFGISVFKGSGWFFTIFMVIGAVLGLCIQRKVTTCRRD from the coding sequence ATGGAAAAGAAATTAGATTCCAAAAAAACTTACAACTGGCAAAAATTTATTAGTTTTTTTCTTTTAGCGTTTTTTATTGTAATGATTTTACAGTGAATTTTTGCGGATTATTATAAAGGAGCCGGTCAGACGATTATTCTATTTTGAATATTTGGAGGTTTATTAGGTTATTTGTTGAGTCGATGTCGATTTGGTTTTTTAGGACCAATTAAAAGGTTAGTAAATAACGGTGATGGCCGCCAAGCTAGATTAATGATATTAATGATGACCTTATCAACTCTGATAGCCGGATTTATTATCGCAGGTTTTGGAACTACTCTGGCTGGTAACGCCAGCATCGGACTTGGTGTCATACTTGGGGGATTTGTATTCGGATTAGCAATGGTATTTGCCGGGGGATGTGCTTCAGGAATTTTAACTGATGGAGGAAAAGGAACCTTAGGAGCTTTTATAGTTATAATATTCTTTAGTCTTGGAGCATTTATTGGTGCTATACTTAATGTTTACACATCAGAGTTAAACTTTCTGCAAGGAGATGGTACCAACTATAGTAATTTAAGTAGTAATTATGGATGACTGATTGGAATTATCATTAACTTGGTTTTATTTTCAATTCTACTAGTAGTAATAAAACTAGTGGAAATAAAAAAACAAAAAACAAACCCTCTTTATATTAAACAAGATGTCAGAAAGACTGAAAATAATGTTGAAACTGATGATAAAAAAAACTTTTGACAAGAACTCTACTATAAAGCTTTTGTAGAAAAGTGAAGTTGACACATTGGAGCCATTTTATTAGCTCTATGATTTGGGGCTTATATTTCAGCTACAAAAGGAACAAGCGGTGTTGCCGGGGGTTACACAAATTGAGGAGCGTGAATTCTTTGATTATTTGGATATCACGATTTGGGTATTCACGGTTTAGTAATTAATAATAAAGAAGTTATTTCAGCAGCAAAAATTAGCGCTGGTCCATTAAAAGATACCGGAGCGATGTTTAACTTAAGTATTATCATTGGGGCGATGTTCTATTTCCTATCAAGTAATAATTTCAAATTTGGGAGACCTAAAACATGATTAAAACCAATAATTTTGGCAGTAGCAGGATTGGGAATGGGAATTGGTGCCAAGATTGCTGGGGGATGTAATTTAGGAGCTATGTGATTTGGAATTTCAGTTTTCAAAGGTAGTGGTTGATTCTTTACAATCTTTATGGTTATTGGGGCTGTATTAGGACTTTGCATTCAAAGAAAAGTAACGACTTGCCGTCGTGATTAA
- the glpK gene encoding glycerol kinase GlpK: protein MEKYIITLDEGTTSARTLIVNKQGEIVAVDQNEFTQYFPKEGWVEHDAVEIWNTQRSTLIQVLNKSGIMGSQIEAIGITNQRETVVVWNVETGLPIYNAIVWQDQRTANYCETMGQKETDMVKEKTGLILNPYFSGTKVKWILDNIDGARELAADGKLMFGTINTWLIYRLTGGEVCVTDHTNAQRTLLYNIHTNDWDDELLALFDIPRNMLPEIKSCSEVYAKSYPGLISKNDKTQIKIASSIGDQQAALFGQLCFNSGESKITYGTGCFILMNTGEEKVLSKRGLLTTVAVAYKNKITYALEGSVMVAGAAVQWLRDNLRIIYNALETEWYAGQVKDDRRIYVVPSFTGLGSPYWDPYSRGAIFGLDRGTKREHIVRATLESISYQANDVLTAMAKDVGKKFLTIKVDGGASNNRFLMQFQADISQAQVVKPINVETTAMGATYLAGLAVGFWKSLDEINDSYKEDFTLKPNWNQEEADKNIRGWNSAVQRTFSWTKDIE, encoded by the coding sequence ATGGAAAAATATATTATTACTCTTGATGAGGGAACGACCTCAGCTCGTACATTAATTGTTAACAAACAAGGAGAAATCGTGGCTGTTGATCAAAACGAATTTACTCAATACTTTCCTAAAGAAGGATGAGTAGAACATGATGCAGTTGAGATCTGAAACACCCAAAGATCAACTTTAATTCAGGTTTTGAATAAGAGTGGTATCATGGGAAGTCAAATTGAAGCTATTGGCATTACCAATCAACGCGAGACTGTTGTGGTTTGAAATGTTGAAACTGGTTTACCGATTTACAATGCGATTGTTTGACAAGACCAAAGAACCGCCAATTATTGTGAAACCATGGGCCAAAAGGAAACTGATATGGTTAAGGAAAAAACCGGTTTGATCTTAAATCCATATTTTTCAGGAACTAAAGTAAAATGAATTCTAGATAATATTGATGGAGCCAGAGAACTTGCAGCAGATGGTAAATTAATGTTTGGAACAATTAATACTTGGCTAATTTATCGTTTGACTGGTGGAGAAGTATGTGTAACAGATCATACAAACGCCCAAAGAACTTTGCTTTATAATATTCATACCAATGATTGAGATGATGAATTATTGGCCTTATTTGATATTCCAAGAAATATGTTGCCAGAAATTAAATCTTGTTCTGAAGTTTATGCTAAGAGTTATCCAGGTTTGATTTCAAAAAATGACAAAACTCAAATAAAAATTGCTTCTTCAATCGGAGACCAACAAGCAGCCTTATTTGGTCAATTGTGTTTTAACTCTGGGGAATCTAAAATTACCTATGGTACTGGTTGTTTTATTTTAATGAACACTGGAGAAGAAAAAGTTTTATCAAAACGAGGTTTACTTACAACTGTGGCGGTAGCTTATAAAAATAAGATTACTTATGCCTTAGAAGGTTCGGTAATGGTAGCGGGAGCAGCAGTGCAATGGTTAAGAGATAATTTAAGAATTATTTACAATGCTTTAGAAACAGAGTGGTACGCTGGACAAGTCAAAGATGATCGCAGAATTTATGTGGTCCCTTCATTTACAGGTCTAGGTTCCCCATACTGAGACCCTTATTCTCGAGGAGCCATTTTTGGACTAGATCGAGGAACTAAAAGGGAACACATTGTGAGAGCGACTCTTGAATCAATTTCTTATCAGGCCAATGATGTATTAACTGCAATGGCCAAAGATGTTGGTAAAAAGTTTTTAACCATTAAAGTTGATGGGGGAGCTTCTAATAATCGCTTCTTGATGCAATTTCAAGCAGACATTTCTCAAGCGCAAGTTGTTAAACCAATTAATGTTGAAACAACCGCAATGGGGGCGACTTATCTAGCGGGATTAGCAGTTGGGTTTTGAAAAAGTTTAGATGAAATTAATGATAGCTATAAAGAGGATTTCACACTAAAACCAAATTGAAATCAAGAAGAAGCTGATAAAAATATCAGAGGATGAAATTCTGCGGTTCAAAGAACTTTCTCGTGAACTAAGGATATTGAATAA